In Trichomycterus rosablanca isolate fTriRos1 chromosome 20, fTriRos1.hap1, whole genome shotgun sequence, one DNA window encodes the following:
- the rwdd3 gene encoding RWD domain-containing protein 3 isoform X1, whose product MCEEALDEMSVLSAIYCGKDEFELIEHSAQTGLVYRIRTAVETKSGCKVLDLVFHVSPEYPQTPPDISVTSSDLSRTQCQDLRKALLSEAHGLPPEPMVHQLVTWLQQSFTGLIAAPDWQDRSRTPDGTAEETWITLLHLDHMRSKARYVRLIEKWTSELDLTGRLFMGKPTLILLQGTKKSIKEYVHLQRTVKVDVDSSGKRCKERMMKVLCEVPLTDDFTNSDEAEGKLDDLDLMELVIAAGFLFISGLLMSGLFGTGPTATLTRIKQTLNE is encoded by the exons atgtgtgaAGAAGCGCTGGATGAGATGTCGGTTCTGTCTGCGATCTACTGTGGAAAAGACGAGTTTGAGCTAATTGAGCATTCAG CTCAAACTGGACTTGTGTATCGCATCCGAACTGCAGTAGAAACCAAAAGTGGTTGTAAAGTCCTGGATCTTGTGTTCCACGTCTCTCCAGAATATCCCCAAACCCCTCCAGACATCAGCGTGACCTCCAGTGACCTCTCGAGAACCCAGTGCCAGGATCTGAGGAAAGCGCTGCTCAGTGAAGCTCACGGTCTTCCACCTGAACCCATGGTGCACCAGCTAGTGACGTGGCTTCAACAAAGCTTCACCGGTCTGATCGCAGCCCCAGACTGGCAGGACCGCTCACGTACACCAGACGGTACGGCCGAGGAGACCTGGATCACCCTGCTGCACTTGGATCACATGAGATCCAAAGCGAGATACGTCAGACTGATCGAAAAGTGGACGTCAGAGTTGGATCTGACCGGGAGACTGTTTATGGGGAAACCTACGCTGATTCTTCTGCAGGGAACCAAGAAGAGCATTAAG GAATACGTCCACCTACAGAGGACGGTCAAAGTGGACGTCGACTCGTCAGGAAAACGGTGCAAAGAGAGGATGATGAAGGTTTTATGTGAAGTCCCTCTCACTGACGATTTCACAAA CAGTgatgaagctgaaggtaaaCTGGACGACCTCGACCTGATGGAGCTCGTTATCGCCGCAGGTTTCCTGTTCATCTCAGGGCTGCTAATGAGCGGACTCTTCG
- the rwdd3 gene encoding RWD domain-containing protein 3 isoform X2, which yields MCEEALDEMSVLSAIYCGKDEFELIEHSAQTGLVYRIRTAVETKSGCKVLDLVFHVSPEYPQTPPDISVTSSDLSRTQCQDLRKALLSEAHGLPPEPMVHQLVTWLQQSFTGLIAAPDWQDRSRTPDGTAEETWITLLHLDHMRSKARYVRLIEKWTSELDLTGRLFMGKPTLILLQGTKKSIKEYVHLQRTVKVDVDSSGKRCKERMMKVLCEVPLTDDFTKISAFEVKQVPTLEELQKEFDLVGSLKLYHQFVPFLL from the exons atgtgtgaAGAAGCGCTGGATGAGATGTCGGTTCTGTCTGCGATCTACTGTGGAAAAGACGAGTTTGAGCTAATTGAGCATTCAG CTCAAACTGGACTTGTGTATCGCATCCGAACTGCAGTAGAAACCAAAAGTGGTTGTAAAGTCCTGGATCTTGTGTTCCACGTCTCTCCAGAATATCCCCAAACCCCTCCAGACATCAGCGTGACCTCCAGTGACCTCTCGAGAACCCAGTGCCAGGATCTGAGGAAAGCGCTGCTCAGTGAAGCTCACGGTCTTCCACCTGAACCCATGGTGCACCAGCTAGTGACGTGGCTTCAACAAAGCTTCACCGGTCTGATCGCAGCCCCAGACTGGCAGGACCGCTCACGTACACCAGACGGTACGGCCGAGGAGACCTGGATCACCCTGCTGCACTTGGATCACATGAGATCCAAAGCGAGATACGTCAGACTGATCGAAAAGTGGACGTCAGAGTTGGATCTGACCGGGAGACTGTTTATGGGGAAACCTACGCTGATTCTTCTGCAGGGAACCAAGAAGAGCATTAAG GAATACGTCCACCTACAGAGGACGGTCAAAGTGGACGTCGACTCGTCAGGAAAACGGTGCAAAGAGAGGATGATGAAGGTTTTATGTGAAGTCCCTCTCACTGACGATTTCACAAA AATATCAGCGTTTGAGGTTAAACAGGTTCCGACTTTAGAGGAACTTCAGAAGGAGTTTGATCTAGTTGGATCTTTAAAGCTTTACCACCAGTTTGTTCCTTTTCTGCTGTAA
- the rwdd3 gene encoding RWD domain-containing protein 3 isoform X3, with translation MCEEALDEMSVLSAIYCGKDEFELIEHSAQTGLVYRIRTAVETKSGCKVLDLVFHVSPEYPQTPPDISVTSSDLSRTQCQDLRKALLSEAHGLPPEPMVHQLVTWLQQSFTGLIAAPDWQDRSRTPDGTAEETWITLLHLDHMRSKARYVRLIEKWTSELDLTGRLFMGKPTLILLQGTKKSIKEYVHLQRTVKVDVDSSGKRCKERMMKVLCEVPLTDDFTKNRTHSDPDQDKTDTK, from the exons atgtgtgaAGAAGCGCTGGATGAGATGTCGGTTCTGTCTGCGATCTACTGTGGAAAAGACGAGTTTGAGCTAATTGAGCATTCAG CTCAAACTGGACTTGTGTATCGCATCCGAACTGCAGTAGAAACCAAAAGTGGTTGTAAAGTCCTGGATCTTGTGTTCCACGTCTCTCCAGAATATCCCCAAACCCCTCCAGACATCAGCGTGACCTCCAGTGACCTCTCGAGAACCCAGTGCCAGGATCTGAGGAAAGCGCTGCTCAGTGAAGCTCACGGTCTTCCACCTGAACCCATGGTGCACCAGCTAGTGACGTGGCTTCAACAAAGCTTCACCGGTCTGATCGCAGCCCCAGACTGGCAGGACCGCTCACGTACACCAGACGGTACGGCCGAGGAGACCTGGATCACCCTGCTGCACTTGGATCACATGAGATCCAAAGCGAGATACGTCAGACTGATCGAAAAGTGGACGTCAGAGTTGGATCTGACCGGGAGACTGTTTATGGGGAAACCTACGCTGATTCTTCTGCAGGGAACCAAGAAGAGCATTAAG GAATACGTCCACCTACAGAGGACGGTCAAAGTGGACGTCGACTCGTCAGGAAAACGGTGCAAAGAGAGGATGATGAAGGTTTTATGTGAAGTCCCTCTCACTGACGATTTCACAAA
- the LOC134334580 gene encoding holocytochrome c-type synthase, with amino-acid sequence MSSPLGAVRAEGVGTSDPARAPPPGCPMHQETKKAAPPAECPMHRTSATEEQKSGPDVPAHQDKAYDFVQCPMRAAASDIDPANMMPPPNQQPSPGQPFSLSVVREESHIPRAGFDQNWVYPSEQMFWNAMLRKGWRWGERDISQGDMTNIIKIHNLNNERAWTEILKWEALHSKECPCGPALLKFGGKAKEFTPRARFRHWMGHELPFDRHDWIVNRCGKEVRYVIDYYDGGLGPNHTVLDVRPAFDSLGAVWDRMKVAWWRWTSSSS; translated from the exons ATGTCGAGTCCTTTAGGCGCCGTCAGAGCCGAGGGCGTCGGAACGTCTGATCCAGCCCGAGCTCCTCCGCCAGGTTGTCCCATGCATCAGGAAACCAAAAAAG CTGCCCCCCCAGCTGAGTGCCCCATGCACCGGACGTCTGCTACAGAAGAGCAGAAGAGTGGACCAGATGTTCCAGCACATCAGGACAAAGCTTATGATTTCGTACAGTGTCCGATGAGAGCGGCAGCGTCTGATATCGACCCCGCCAACATG ATGCCTCCGCCGAACCAGCAGCCGTCCCCCGGTCAGCCGTTCTCTCTGTCTGTGGTGAGAGAGGAGTCCCACATCCCTCGTGCAGGGTTCGATCAGAACTGGGTTTACCCCTCCGAGCAGATGTTCTGGAACGCCATGCTCCGGAAAGG GTGGCGCTGGGGGGAGCGGGATATATCTCAGGGTGACATGACCaacatcatcaagatccacaaTCTGAACAACGAGCGCGCCTGGACGGAGATCCTGAAGTGGGAGGCTCTCCATTCAAA GGAGTGCCCGTGTGGACCCGCTCTACTGAAATTCGGTGGCAAGGCCAAGGAGTTCACACCGAGAGCTCGATTCCGCCACTGGATGGG ACACGAGCTGCCGTTCGACAGACACGACTGGATTGTGAATCGGTGCGGTAAAGAGGTCAGATACGTGATCGATTACTACGACGGAGGTCTGGGGCCGAATCACACCGTCCTCGACGTGCGCCCGGCCTTCGACTCTTTGGGTGCCGTGTGGGATCGGATGAAGGTGGCGTGGTGGAGATGGACGTCCTCGTCGAGCTGA